In Nocardia sp. NBC_01327, the genomic stretch GCGGCCACGGCGTGCCCGCCAAGGGCTGGCTCGTGGGTGAGGTCCACAACGGCATCGCCCAGATGTTCGACGTCATAGAACATGCTCGAATGATGGTGGGCACCAAGGCTATTGCCACCCTGTCGACGGGCTATCTGAATGCGCTGGAGTACGCCAGGCTCCGCGTGCAGGGCGCCGACCTGACCCAGATGTCCGACAAATCGGCGCCGAGGGTCGTGATACTCCGGCATCCGGATGTCCGGCGATCGCTGATGATGCAGAAGGCCTATGCGGAGGGATTGCGCGGTCTTTACCTCTACACCGCCTCCCATCAGGATGCTGTTGTCGCTCAACAGATTTACGGAATCGACGGGGATCTGGCGTTCCGCGTCAACGATCTGCTGCTGCCGATCGTCAAGGGTGTCGGCTCCGAGCGGGCCTACCAGTACCTGACCGAATCGCTGCAGACCTTCGGTGGCTCCGGCTTCCTGCAGGACTACCCGATCGAGCAGTACATCCGCGACGCCAAGATCGACTCGCTGTACGAGGGCACCACCGCCATCCAGGCGCAGGACTTCTTCTTCCGCAAGATCGCCCGTGATCGCGGTGTGGCGCTGGCGCACGTGGCCGGCCAGGTGCAGAAGTTCATCGAGCGCGAGGGTGGCAACGGCCGCCTGAAGGCCGAGCGCAAGCTGCTCGCCACCGCCCTCGAAGATGTGCAGGGCATGGCGGCCACCCTGACCGGGCACCTGATGGGCGCCCAGCAGGACCCGAAGGAGCTCTACAAGGTCGGCCTGGGCAGCGTCCGCTTCCTGATGTCGGTCGGCGATCTGCTCATCGGCTGGCAGCTGCTGCAGCAGGCCGAGGTCGCCATCAAGGCCCTCGACAACGGCTCCACCGAGGCGTTCTACACCGGCAAGATCGCGACCGCCCAGTTCTTCGCCCGCAACGTCCTCCCCGAGCTCACCGCCACCCGTACCGTCCTGTCGAATCTCGACAACGACATCATGGAGCTGGACGAGGCCGCGTTCTGAGCACACCCCCGACGTTCGGTACGTACCTAGTCGGGGGTGACCCGAGCCCAAATCATACGGTGAGGTTTGGCAGAGTCGGGTGCGCTGGCCGAGCGCGCACAGTGTTCCCTGGCATATATGGGCACTCGGTCGAGCCGCGTGCTGAATTCCAGTATCCGCTTGAGCAGGAGTCTCCTGGGACGGCGACTCCCGTCGACCTTATAGCCGAGAGGGGTATTCCGGATGAAAGATGTGTTCGCCCGTGCACATCATGTATGCATAGTGGTGGCGGATGTCAGGGCGGCCATCGACTACTACGAAGGCATAGGAATCGGTGGATGGCAGGATTATCCGGACCTTTCCGAATATGACAACAAAGAGCTGAGCGTGCCTGATCGAAAAGCATTTCTCGGATTGAAGTACGTCTACACCAACGTTGTCGCGGGACTGCAACTCCAGCTGGTCGAGCCTGGTCCTGGTGATACCCCTCAACGTAATTTTCTAGATCGAACCGGGGGCGGCGTCTTCCATATCGGTTTCAATGTGGAAGACATAGATAAATCAACCGGTACGGTCCAAGAGGCGGGAATTTCTATTTTGATGTCGGGTAGGCGTAAAGACCGAACCGGATTCACCTATTTTGATACAGCAGTACAAGCCGGTGTAGTTCTGGAGATTCGACACTAGAACCGATGGGAACCTTGGTTCCGAGCCGCCCGCCACCCGCAAATTCCTGCCCATTCCGATCTCGAAGGCACAAGCGGCCGGTGCTCGAAGCGGTGTCATTCTGTTGCGGCAAAACCCGATCGGTGATCACCGATAGGCGGGAGACTGTGGCAGGGAATCGACAACTTGCCCCCCTCGTCGCGGCGCGGCCTCGGTCGATGTATAACGCCGTCTATGCGGAGAAAATCCCGGAATGTTCCGCCGCGGCCGCGTTGTCAGTGCTCAGTGCGGACGGCCGGGAGATGGGCCTTCGGCCAGGCGCAGTACGCGAGCCCGATCGGGCAGCCAACCGGCCGACACGAGGACGGTCTTTGGTACTCGCTTGGCCTCGGACGAGAAGTCGAACCACAAGCCGATGACCTGGCGCAGTGCGTCATCTTCTCGCCGGTGGACTCGAAATCGGCAGCGTCAGATGGGGATTGTTCGGAGCGGAATCTATCCGCACCTCCCGTGCCCTGCTCGGCAACGGCGACCCTACGGGTTCCGTGGCCATTTTCGCTGGTTTGGCGCACATCGGATTGGCCCTGAGAGGGTGTACGAAAGACGAGTTTGTATTCGCCATATGGGGTGTTCTGGATCTTCTTGTTTTCTTAGTGCTTCTGTTGCGATCCTTGAACCATGTGTTGCCGCAATATTTTCGGGCGATTGTGAGCAGCACTAGTTTCTTGACGTTCAGCGAAGTCCGGCGGGAGATGGTGTACCGATGGATATTGATGCGGAATGCGACGGCGAGAATTCACAGAAGATGCTCGGGGTCGAGGGCGAGGCGGCTGCACGAGGGGATACGTGCGAGTTGGCAACTCCTGCGGAGGCTGCCGGGTTTCTTCGCACGACCGTAGCCAAGCTTGCCAACGACCGGTACCTGGGTGTCGGTCCGCGCTACGTGAAGTACGGCCGCAGTGTGTTGTATCCATGGAAATACTTACGGGCGTTCGTGGATGAGCACACGGTCCACGGTCTGTAGGTCGGCGTTACGCGTTCACGGGCAATCGAGTAGCTACATTTGCCGTCTTCCGGTCATTCGATGGATTTCATACGCTCGCCGCTGCACGGCATAAGCCGAGCGGTGTCCCGTCGCAATCGGGCGAACGGGTGGACGGAAGGAGTTGAGCGTATGCCTCGAAGGGCGTTGAAGCCGGGGGAGCCTGGCGATCCGAGTGAACCGGAGTGGAACGAAGCTCGGCAGGTGTTCGAAACCCATTGCCGGATCGGTGAACCCAAGCCATTCAAGCCGAGCCTGGCGCGGGCGTCGGGCAAGACCAAACGGCAAGCCAAGGACGCGCTTAAGGAGCGTTGCGCCGAGTGGAAGCCGAAGGCTACGTGGGGCGGTAGCTACGACAAGAAGTGCACGGTCGCCGACGCAGCTCGCGCGTGGCTCACGTCGTACGAGAAGCACCCCGGGAAGAGGCCGCAGAACAGCCAGACGTACCGGAAAGAGATCGAGCGATCGACCAGTACTCGTGCGAAGAAAGACAAGTTCGTGGTCGTCGATTCGACGCTGGGACGGATGCAAGCCGTGGATGTGAAGCCGTACCACATCCGACTTCATCTCGAAGAACTGAACTGGAGCACCACGAAACAAGAGGTCCACAAATCGCTGCTGCGCATGACGTTCCAGATGCTGGTAGAGGACGGGTTGCTGGATTTCAACCCGGTTGCCTCGGTGAGAATCCATGGGCGGGTGGGGCCTCGGAGGAAGGCCGGACGGGCCGGTGCGGTCAACCCGTACTTCCCGGACGAGCCGCAGCCTCTGACACCCGATGAGATGCGCCGGTACTGGCAGCTGGAAGCGGCGCGGTTCGCCGATCCCGCCAACCGAAGGCCGAAGCGGTACCGGGATTACACGAAGCTGGCGTACACGCTGGCAGCGCGTCCTAGCGAAGCGGTGGCGGTGCAGTGGGGCGATGTCGACTTCGCCGCGGGGACGGTGACCATCGCCGGCACGATCGTCGATTGCTCGCTTCGGGTGTGGCAGGTCCGCAAGGTCGTCGACGATTACGCGCTCGCCGCACACGAGATCGTCGTCCGTGGCGACTGGCACGAGCTCGATGATCAAGCCGTGGTGACGGTGGCCTTCCGGCAACCGTTCACCAAGACCCGTGGTTCTATGCGGACCATCAAAGTCGACGCGGAGTGTCTCGCAATGCTGCGAGAACGCAAGCTCGCCGCGGCGCCGGGGCAGGCATTGGTCTTCCCGAGCCGGGTCGGAAAGATCCTGCGCACCAACAAGCTGTCGACCGTCTGGCACGCGATCGTCAAGGACACCGAGCTGTCCTGGTCGACGCTCAAGACGCTGCGCAGCACCCGTGCCACCCGGGTCGCGGAGGTCCACGGGATCCCGGCAGCACGGCTGATCCTGGGGCACGATGAGAACTCGGCTATCACCACGCAGGCGTACGTGAGCCTGGCACGACCGGTGGTCGATTTCGCGGACGCCGGATGAAAACGTTCGCAAAGCGTTCACTCGGCGATTTCGGGCGTCCGAGTCTCAGCATCTCAGCTGGTAGAACCCTCAGCAGGGGCCAAACGCAGCGAGATGGAGTTGATGCAGTACCGCTTGTCCGTGGGCGTGGGGTAACCCTCGCCCTCGAACACGTGGCCCAGATGGCTGTGGCAGTTGGCGCACAGCACTTCCACGCGGTGCGCACCGAGCGAATCGTCGGCGCGCAGGATGACAGCCTCCGACTTCGCCGGATCGAAGAACGACGGCCACCCGCAGTGCGAATGGAATTTCTCACCGCTGCGGAACAATTCGGCGCCGCAGGCCCGGCACTCGTAGATGCCGTCGGTTTCGGTATCGGTGTATTCGCCCGTGTAGGCGCGTTCGGTGCCGGCCTCCCGCAGGACGCGGTATTCGTCCGGGCTCAACTTGGCCCGCCACTCCTGCGGGCTGAGCTGAATGCGCGGTGCCGGTAGCGAGGTATCAGCGTCGGAACTCATGGCTCCACGCTAATACCTCGCCCGCGAGGGCGCCCTGCTCAGGTTGTGACGGTCTCGGGAACGGCGTGCCGGGCATGCCCGTTGTGCACGCTCGCCTGATCGGCCGGGGCCGTCTCGGGATGCATCCACGCGGGATCGAGCGTCTTGCCGACCTCGAGCCGTCCCTCGCGCCGCGCGGCCAGGTAGCGGTCGCCCAGCACGCAGAACGCGACGATGAGCAGCAGCCCCCACCCGAAGGTGATGCGCAGGTATTCGAGGTCGCGCCCGATGCTCTGCCAGCGGTCCGAAAGCCACTTGTCGTAGGACATGAACCCGAATACCGCGACCCACGCCGGCCAGTTCCGCATCACCGAATTGCGTTGCACCACGGTCATGATCATGGGGATCAGGAACATCGAGTAGTACATCTGCCCCAGCGAGCCGAGCAGCATGGTGCCGCCGAAGAGAATGCCCGAGGCGGTGCAGATGAAGAAGACCTCGTCGTCGCGGTAGTACCGGTACAGCAGCCACAGCGAGATCAGCACCATCACGCCGAGGACGATGCGGATGGTCCAGGTCAGCCACTCCGCGACGCCGTAGTACATGGCATTGCCGACGATCGCGCTGTTGAAGTAGTCCCGGGACTCGGCCAGGTACGGCAGCGTATGGCTCCAGAACCGCCCGTAGTCCACGATCAGCGGCCACGCGAGCAGGTTCAGCACCACCGGGATGCCCAGCGCGGTGATGAACACCTTCCACTGCCCGCGCACCAGCGGGATCAGCAGCAGCGGGGCGATCAGCGGACCCTTCACCGCTATCGCCAATCCCAATGCCACACCGGCCCACAGATCCCGGCGTTTGAGCAGCAGATGGATGAACGCGACCATCGCCATCAGCAGACAGCCGTCGATATTCGTGAAGACGAGTGTGTTGATCACCGTCTCCGACATGAACATGGCCAGCAGCAACGCCGGTGCGGCAACCGAATTGAGCGTGAAGTTGAACAGCTTCAGCAGCAGGTACCAGGCCACCAGAATGGCGATCGCATTGATCAGGATGAAGCACCAGCGGGACTTCTCCGGATCGATGATGGCCAGCGGCGCGATCATCAGCGTGCCACTGGGCGGGTACAGGTAGTGCGGGTCGGTCGAGTTGAAGTTCTCGGCGTAGATCGCCCGATGGTTCAGGAACGCCAGCGAAGCGTTGTACACGGGCTTGAAGTCATCGGTGATCGTCACATTGACGGCCTTGATGAAGACCCGATGCAGCACAGTCAGGACCGCTAACGGCCACAGAGCGAAGTTCAGGACCTCGGCGGTGGTGCGAGCGGTGCGGGGCTCGAGCTGGCGAAGGAACACTCGGGCACGGTACACCGAATACCCCGGTCACCGTTGCGCGGACCCGCCGCGACGGGCCCCGCCAAATGTTGGCGGGTCGTGTTGTTGCGGAGTGGCTGCCGAGTAGAACCAGCTAGGCCGGGCAGGCGGTGCCGTCCTCGGGCAGCGTGGCGTCTTTCAGGTAGTCGGTGACAGCCTGCTGGACACACCCGGAGTGCGCGAAGGCCGGGTGCCCCCAGCCCTGCCATTCCACGGTGGAGGTGCGCGCCCCGGCCGCGCCGAGCGCACCGGTGACGGTCGGCCTGCTGTCGACCCCGGCGACGGGATCGGCGTCGCCGCCGACAACCAGTACGGGCCGATCGAACTTGTCCGGCATGGCGATCGCGGTGGCGCTGGGCCAGGCCGAACAGTCCATCAGATCGATGGCCGCGAACCTGCCGAACACCGTGTACTTGCCCGCCCACTGGCTCTCGAGCTCTTTGGCGCGGACCGGAGTGGTGGGTTGCAGATTGTCACTGCACCGATTCACGAATTCGCCGTCATTGTCGACCGCCGCGGTCTGGCGCAGCACGATCGGCGTAATGGGCCCGCGATCACCGCGCCCGAGAGCCGAAAGCGCATCGGCGAATTCGGTCAGCTGCGGGTTCGCCAGCGTGCGCGGATCGCTGAGGAAGCCGTTGAGCGTGGTCACCAGCGCCGATGCGGACAGATCCCCGAATTCGCCGTTACCGGCCCGGTTGACCAGCGTGACGATGGCGGCATGCGGATCGCTGCCCAGCGAACAGTTCAGCGCCGCACAGCGTTGCGCGAAGCCGGTCAGCGCCGCCTCGGCCCCGCGGACCTGCTGTTCGCTGCGCCCGACGGCGTCCAGACCGACCGCCTGCGGTGAATCGAGCACCACCCGGCCGAGGTGATCGCCGTACTTGTGCGCATAGCTGAGCGCGACCGTCGCACCGCTGCCGGTGCCCATGAGCGCGATGTGATCGACCTGCCAGGCCTTGCGCAGCTGGTCGATGTCATCGGCGGCGTGTGCGGCATCGAAGGTGCCCTGTGCGGGGGAGAGGAAGTCCAGGCACGCGATGGTGGCGTCCTGGCTGGCCTTGGCCACCGCGTCCACGGGATCGGTTGTGCCGCGTGTGAATTGGGCCTGATCGGTGATCGCCTTGCGAATATCGTCGGTCAGGCAGCTGACCGGCTGTGAGCTGCCGATCCCGCGCCGATCGATGGCCACGATGGGCCGCGCCGCCAGCAGCGCCCCGGCCGGACTGGCCGCGAGACCCGCCAGCGTGGCGGTGGAGGCCCGGTCGTACCCCGACGTCAGCACCAGCGGCACGGCGTCTTTCGGAGTCCGGTCGTAGCGGGCCCGCATGGCCGCGGTGCGGAAATTACCGCCGACCGCACCGCCGGCATCGACCTGGGTGCTGAATTCGGCGCAGTCGAGAATGAGCCCCTGCGGCGGTGCGCCCAGTGACAGCAGGCTGAAGGTCGGCGCGGTGCAGTCGTGCCACGCGAGATCGGTCTTGGGCAGTTCGGGTGCGGGCGGCGCGGGTGGACCCGAGGCGGTGGTCACCGCGACCCCCGCCTGATGGGGGTGTTCCACGGCGACGGCGGGCCGGTCGGAGGGCCCGGCGCCACAGCCGGTGGTCACCAGGATCGAAAGTGTGGACGCCAGCAGAGCGGCCCGAGTCCAGCGCATGCGGTACAGCCTGCCAGGTCCGGCGTCCGGTTTCAGCTACAGGGTGTGATGGGCGACCCAGCGAGTCAGGATGGTGCCGTCGTCGTCGAAGAGCAGATGACGGCAAGTCATGGGCGTGGGCATGGCATTGGGGGACACGGCGATTCGCCGTTCCGTCCCCGCGACCAGCATCGGAGACAGTGTGAGGCACAGTTCGTCGACGGCCTGGGCGACGATGAGATCACCGAAGAGCGCGGGCCCGCCCTCGCACAGAACCCGTCTCATGTCGAGTTCCTCCAGGGCGTTGCGCAGCCCGTCTGCGGTGACACTGGTCGCGCCGGCTTCGATCACCTGGCCGCCCGCCTCGGTGATCGCCTTCTTGCGGTCGGCGGGCGCGGCGGCGGTGGTCAGCACGATCGGCCGCGCACCGGTGTCGGTGAACAGTCTGCTGGTCGGATCGAGGTCCGCGGAGGCGGTCACCACCGCGATGCGCGGCGCCGCTCCGGTCGGATCGCCGCCGAACCCGTGATGATGCAGCCGCATGCGCAGCTGTGAATCGGTGTGTGCCGCACCGTAATTCTCCGCCCGCGCGGTGCCCGCGCCGACCACCACCACATCGGCCAGATCGCGCAGGATCTGGAAGACCTTCTTATCGGCGGGCGTCCCCAGACCTCCGGAGCGGCCGTCGATGGTGACCGCCCCGTCGATGCTGGTCAAGAAGTTGACCCGAATCCACGGCGCCGCGGGCCCGGCCGGGTACGCGTACAGCGCCAGCAGGTCGTCGTGGTTGAGCTCTGTGAGCTGGATCGCATTGGGCATACGCTGCATGAGAACCGATTCCACCACGTAACTACGCTGTCGCCGTGCAACAACGCCTTGTCGATCGCCATCCGGAGGTTCCGGCAGACCAGCTCGTGGCGCAGATGGTTCCCCCGCCGACCTTCGACGAGGTGAGCTTCGCCAGCTACATCCCGGATCCGAAGGAGCCGTCGCAGGCGGCTGCCGTGCGCAAAGCCGAGGAATTCGCCGCCCAGGTCACCAAGCTGCATCAGGCTGCCTCGAAGAAGCCCCTGTTCGGCAAGAAGAAGCCGGTGTCGGGCATCGGCCTGTATCTGGACGGTGGCTTCGGTGTGGGCAAGACCCACCTGCTGGCCTCGATCTATCACAGCGTGCCGGGGCCGAAATCCTTCGGCACCTTCGGTGAGGTGACCAATCTGGTCGGCGCACTGGGCTTCAACAATGCCGTCGACCGCCTCGCGGGCAATAGCGTGCTCTGCATCGACGAGTTCGAGCTCGATGATCCGGGCGACACCATGCTGGTGTCGCGGCTGCTCGCGGAGCTGACCGCGCGCGGTGTGTCGATTGTCGCAACGTCGAACACCTTGCCCGGTCAGCTGGGTGAGGGGCGTTTCGCCGCCTCGGATTTCATGCGTGAGATCAAGAAGCTCGGTTCGCTGTTCGAGCCCATTCGCGTCGACGGCCCGGACTACCGGCACCGCGATCTGCCGCCCGCCCCGGAGCCGACCGCGCCCGAGCATCTGGCCGAGAAGGCCGCTGCCACACCGGGTTCCACGCTCGACGACTTCGACGCGCTGCTGAAGCATCTGAGCACGCTGCACCCGTCCAAGTACAACGCGCTGATTCAGGGCGTGTCGGCGGTGTTCATCTCCGATGTGCACACCGTGACCGACCAAGCGGTCGCTTTGCGTATTGTGGTCTTGGCCGACCGGCTCTACGACGCGGGAACTCCCGTCACCGTTTCCGGAGCCAAGTTGGACCAGATTTTCTCGCAGGAAATGCTCGATGGTGGATACCGCAAGAAGTATCTGCGTGCCATTTCGCGCCTGCTGGCGCTGTCCCGGTTCGAAACCCCGGCAGCCACTTCGTAATTGCCCTGGCCGCGTGCCGGGTGCTCGAGAAAGGGAAGTTCGTATGATCCGACCTCGTCTGCTCGGCGCGTCGCTGGTGCTGGCCTCCGCGCTGTCCTTCGGCTCGCTGCCCGCCATCGCGCTGGCCGACCAGCCCGCGCCCTCGGCGGTGCAGCCGCCCGCGGCCACCGGCAATGTGGTCCTGAACACGGCCGACCGCTCGCTGAACCTGCAGGGCGTGGTGAACGCCCGGGACGCCGGCGGTTACAAGACCACCGACGGGCGCACCGTGCGCACCGGGCTGGTCTATCGCACCGGCGACCTGAGCAAGGCGACCGATGCCGATCTGGCCGACCTGTCGGGTCGCAATGTGAAGGCCGTGCACGATCTGCGCACCAGCTACGAGCAGCAGTTCATGGGCGTGGACAAGGTTCCGGCCGGCGCCACCGAGTACCACAACGACATTATCGGCCAGGCCCCGCCGCAGGTCATGGCGTCCACGCTGGTCGCGGGCGCGGACCTGTACCGCGCGTTCATCACCGCCCCGGGCGCGAGCGAGGGCTTCGCCGACGTGCTGCGCGATATCGCCTACAACGACGGCGCCGTGCTGTTCCACTGCAGCGCGGGCAAGGACCGCACCGGCTGGACTTCGGCTGTGCTGCTGACCATTCTGGGCGTCGACCACGACACCGTGCAGTACGACTACCTGCTGTCGAACTACTACCGCGGCGCCAAGGACGGCGACATGCTCAACGGCGTCACCGCCTCGGCGCTGGCCGCGGCGTTCGACCAGGTCAACCAGAGCTACGGCAGCTTCGACAACTACGTGCACGAGGGCCTGAAGCTCACCGACGCGGATGTCTCGGCGCTGAAGGCGAAACTGCTTTCCTGACAACAGCTTTCACCAGTTGAATAGCGAAAGGCCGGGCCGGGAGCATACTTCCGGCCCGGCCTTTTGTACAGGCCCGGTCCTGGTGTTCGAGGTGTTTCCGCGGTGTTCATCTGTCTTGTGCGCAACGTGAACGAACAAGCATTTGCTTTGCGTACTGTGTGGCCGACCGGCGGCATGCCGGGTCTCCACGAAAGGGAACTACCTATGATTCGCCCCCGCCTGCTAGGCGCCTCGCTACTGCTGGCTTCCGCGCTGTCGATCGGCTCGATGCCCGCCGCGGCGCTGGCGGATACCGGCTCCGCGGGCTCGGGTTCCTCGGGTTCGTCCTCCGGCTCGTCCTCGTCGTCGGTTCAGCCGCCGACCCCGACCGGCAGCGTCGTGCTGAGCATCACCGACCGGAATCTGAACCTGTCGGGTGTGCAGAACGCGCGTGACGCGGGCGGCTACCGGACCACCGACGGCCACACCGTCCGGCCCGGCCTGGTGTACCGCACCGCCGCGCTGAACGGCGCCAGCGATACGGATCTGGCCAATCTGGTTGCGCGGAACGTGAAGTCGGTCCACGATCTGCGCACCAGCGCCGAGCAGTCGCTGTCGGGCGCGGACAAGGTTCCGGCCGGGGCCACCGAGTACCACAATGACATCATCGGTCAGGCGTCTCCGCTGGTGGGGTTGTCCACGGGCTCCGGTGGCGGCGCCCTGTACCAGGCGTTCATCACCGCGCCGGGCGCGAACGCGGGCTTCGCCGCGGTGCTGCGCGATATCGAGACCAATCCGGGCGCGGTGCTGTACCACTGCACGGCGGGCAAGGATCGCACCGGCTGGACTTCCGCTGTGCTGCTGACGATCCTGGGCGTCGACCATGACACCGTGGTCTACGACTTCATGCTGTCGAACTACTACCGCGGCGCCCAGGCCGGCGACACGCTCAACGGTGTGACCGCCTCGGAGCTGGAAACCGCCTTCTCCCAGGCGAATACCACCTACGGCAGCTTCGCGAACTACGTCAGCACCGGCCTCGGCCTCACCGCCACCGATATCGCCACCCTGAAGGCGAAACTGCTCGTCTGACAGCGGATATCAGTGCGTGACAGCTGAAAAGGCCAGGCCGGAAACAGATTCCAGCCTGGCCTTCGCCTATCCTGTCCGATAGCCTCAGCTGGCTTCGGCGACCTGATTCTGCTTGCCGCGCAAGCTGTATCGTTCCCGCGCCTGCGCCGGCGTGATCGTCTCCAGCATGGTGGGCAGATCCTTCGACAGGTGCTGCTTCAGAATCTGCCCCGCCATCGGCGCGATGAACGGCGCGGCCGTGAGCAGCCCGAACGATCCGAACAGCGTGAACAGCCACACGATGATCTTCGCGGGCAGCTTCACCAGCGGATCGGAGATGCGAGGCACGTTGTAGCGCCCCAGCTTTCGCATCCACATCGGCGTGAGCGCGGAGGTGGTCAGCGAAAGCGCGATGCTGCCGAGCGCGTAGATGATGCCCGCCCCATTGCGCGGTGAGGTGCGCAGCAGCTGGTGCATGCCCTCCTCGGCGCGGACCGAGCTGCACAGGCGCGGTTTCACCTGCTCGAAGTAGGCGCGGATGCCCTCGCGAGTGCGCGGCACGTCCTCGGGTTTGCAGGTCTGCAGTTCCGCCGCGATCGCGCATTCTTCCCAGTAGCGCAGCTCGTCCTCCGGGCTGAGCGGTCCGGGCCCGTACACCTCGTACGCCTTCAGTACCGAGTGCCAGCCGGTGATGTGGATCCACAGCTGCGTTTCCGGGCTGTTGGCGGCATAGCGCTTGCCGGTGATGGGTTCGATGCCGGTCATCGGGGCGTGGATCTGCATGAGGTGCTCGGAGGCCTGGATGGCGGTGCGCCCGTCGCCGATCGCAACCAGCAGGAAGTACGCGAAGGTGTGGTCGA encodes the following:
- a CDS encoding acyl-CoA dehydrogenase, which encodes MGHYKSNVRDLEFNLFEVLGLGFILESGAFGDLDVETVKEMINEVSRLAEGPLGESFADADRNPPVFDPQTYSVTLPGSFQKSYRTLLEGGWEKLGIAAELGGVTVPSAVKWALSELILGAQPAAYFYGMAGAHFANIFFDNATEEQKGWAKIAVEKGWGATMVLTEPDAGSDVGAGRTKAVQQEDGSWYIEGVKRFITSGDAGDLFPNIMHLVLARPEGAGPGTKGLSLFFVPKFHFDPENGEPGERNGVFVTNVEQKMGIKVSATCEVTFGGHGVPAKGWLVGEVHNGIAQMFDVIEHARMMVGTKAIATLSTGYLNALEYARLRVQGADLTQMSDKSAPRVVILRHPDVRRSLMMQKAYAEGLRGLYLYTASHQDAVVAQQIYGIDGDLAFRVNDLLLPIVKGVGSERAYQYLTESLQTFGGSGFLQDYPIEQYIRDAKIDSLYEGTTAIQAQDFFFRKIARDRGVALAHVAGQVQKFIEREGGNGRLKAERKLLATALEDVQGMAATLTGHLMGAQQDPKELYKVGLGSVRFLMSVGDLLIGWQLLQQAEVAIKALDNGSTEAFYTGKIATAQFFARNVLPELTATRTVLSNLDNDIMELDEAAF
- a CDS encoding VOC family protein codes for the protein MKDVFARAHHVCIVVADVRAAIDYYEGIGIGGWQDYPDLSEYDNKELSVPDRKAFLGLKYVYTNVVAGLQLQLVEPGPGDTPQRNFLDRTGGGVFHIGFNVEDIDKSTGTVQEAGISILMSGRRKDRTGFTYFDTAVQAGVVLEIRH
- a CDS encoding DNA-binding protein: MDIDAECDGENSQKMLGVEGEAAARGDTCELATPAEAAGFLRTTVAKLANDRYLGVGPRYVKYGRSVLYPWKYLRAFVDEHTVHGL
- a CDS encoding site-specific integrase yields the protein MFETHCRIGEPKPFKPSLARASGKTKRQAKDALKERCAEWKPKATWGGSYDKKCTVADAARAWLTSYEKHPGKRPQNSQTYRKEIERSTSTRAKKDKFVVVDSTLGRMQAVDVKPYHIRLHLEELNWSTTKQEVHKSLLRMTFQMLVEDGLLDFNPVASVRIHGRVGPRRKAGRAGAVNPYFPDEPQPLTPDEMRRYWQLEAARFADPANRRPKRYRDYTKLAYTLAARPSEAVAVQWGDVDFAAGTVTIAGTIVDCSLRVWQVRKVVDDYALAAHEIVVRGDWHELDDQAVVTVAFRQPFTKTRGSMRTIKVDAECLAMLRERKLAAAPGQALVFPSRVGKILRTNKLSTVWHAIVKDTELSWSTLKTLRSTRATRVAEVHGIPAARLILGHDENSAITTQAYVSLARPVVDFADAG
- the msrB gene encoding peptide-methionine (R)-S-oxide reductase MsrB, with product MSSDADTSLPAPRIQLSPQEWRAKLSPDEYRVLREAGTERAYTGEYTDTETDGIYECRACGAELFRSGEKFHSHCGWPSFFDPAKSEAVILRADDSLGAHRVEVLCANCHSHLGHVFEGEGYPTPTDKRYCINSISLRLAPAEGSTS
- a CDS encoding glycosyltransferase family 87 protein, whose product is MFLRQLEPRTARTTAEVLNFALWPLAVLTVLHRVFIKAVNVTITDDFKPVYNASLAFLNHRAIYAENFNSTDPHYLYPPSGTLMIAPLAIIDPEKSRWCFILINAIAILVAWYLLLKLFNFTLNSVAAPALLLAMFMSETVINTLVFTNIDGCLLMAMVAFIHLLLKRRDLWAGVALGLAIAVKGPLIAPLLLIPLVRGQWKVFITALGIPVVLNLLAWPLIVDYGRFWSHTLPYLAESRDYFNSAIVGNAMYYGVAEWLTWTIRIVLGVMVLISLWLLYRYYRDDEVFFICTASGILFGGTMLLGSLGQMYYSMFLIPMIMTVVQRNSVMRNWPAWVAVFGFMSYDKWLSDRWQSIGRDLEYLRITFGWGLLLIVAFCVLGDRYLAARREGRLEVGKTLDPAWMHPETAPADQASVHNGHARHAVPETVTT
- a CDS encoding alpha/beta fold hydrolase encodes the protein MRWTRAALLASTLSILVTTGCGAGPSDRPAVAVEHPHQAGVAVTTASGPPAPPAPELPKTDLAWHDCTAPTFSLLSLGAPPQGLILDCAEFSTQVDAGGAVGGNFRTAAMRARYDRTPKDAVPLVLTSGYDRASTATLAGLAASPAGALLAARPIVAIDRRGIGSSQPVSCLTDDIRKAITDQAQFTRGTTDPVDAVAKASQDATIACLDFLSPAQGTFDAAHAADDIDQLRKAWQVDHIALMGTGSGATVALSYAHKYGDHLGRVVLDSPQAVGLDAVGRSEQQVRGAEAALTGFAQRCAALNCSLGSDPHAAIVTLVNRAGNGEFGDLSASALVTTLNGFLSDPRTLANPQLTEFADALSALGRGDRGPITPIVLRQTAAVDNDGEFVNRCSDNLQPTTPVRAKELESQWAGKYTVFGRFAAIDLMDCSAWPSATAIAMPDKFDRPVLVVGGDADPVAGVDSRPTVTGALGAAGARTSTVEWQGWGHPAFAHSGCVQQAVTDYLKDATLPEDGTACPA
- a CDS encoding pyrimidine reductase family protein, whose translation is MQRMPNAIQLTELNHDDLLALYAYPAGPAAPWIRVNFLTSIDGAVTIDGRSGGLGTPADKKVFQILRDLADVVVVGAGTARAENYGAAHTDSQLRMRLHHHGFGGDPTGAAPRIAVVTASADLDPTSRLFTDTGARPIVLTTAAAPADRKKAITEAGGQVIEAGATSVTADGLRNALEELDMRRVLCEGGPALFGDLIVAQAVDELCLTLSPMLVAGTERRIAVSPNAMPTPMTCRHLLFDDDGTILTRWVAHHTL
- the zapE gene encoding cell division protein ZapE; translation: MQQRLVDRHPEVPADQLVAQMVPPPTFDEVSFASYIPDPKEPSQAAAVRKAEEFAAQVTKLHQAASKKPLFGKKKPVSGIGLYLDGGFGVGKTHLLASIYHSVPGPKSFGTFGEVTNLVGALGFNNAVDRLAGNSVLCIDEFELDDPGDTMLVSRLLAELTARGVSIVATSNTLPGQLGEGRFAASDFMREIKKLGSLFEPIRVDGPDYRHRDLPPAPEPTAPEHLAEKAAATPGSTLDDFDALLKHLSTLHPSKYNALIQGVSAVFISDVHTVTDQAVALRIVVLADRLYDAGTPVTVSGAKLDQIFSQEMLDGGYRKKYLRAISRLLALSRFETPAATS